A window of the Agromyces mariniharenae genome harbors these coding sequences:
- a CDS encoding DUF2469 family protein codes for MDEDEFEDYDREVELALYREYRDIVSQFQYVVETERRFYLANEVELVRRDTEHDFYFELNMKDVWVWDVYRADRFVKSVRVLTFKDVNVEELATREFELPKELALDE; via the coding sequence ATGGATGAGGACGAGTTCGAAGACTACGACCGAGAGGTCGAGCTGGCCCTGTACCGGGAGTACCGCGACATCGTGTCGCAGTTCCAGTACGTGGTCGAGACGGAGCGGCGTTTCTACCTCGCGAACGAGGTGGAGCTGGTGCGCCGCGACACCGAGCACGACTTCTACTTCGAGCTCAACATGAAGGACGTCTGGGTCTGGGACGTCTACCGCGCCGACCGGTTCGTGAAGTCCGTGCGCGTGCTCACGTTCAAGGACGTGAACGTCGAGGAGCTCGCGACGCGCGAGTTCGAGTTGCCCAAGGAGCTCGCGCTCGACGAGTGA
- the rplS gene encoding 50S ribosomal protein L19 — translation MHILDHVDAASLKSDIPDFRPGDTVKVHVNIVEGNRSRIQVFQGVVIGRSGEGVRETFTVRKVSFQVGVERKFPVHSPIIDHIEIVTRGDVRRAKLYYLRKLRGKKAKIKEKRDS, via the coding sequence ATGCACATCCTCGACCACGTCGACGCCGCGAGCCTGAAGTCGGACATCCCCGACTTCCGCCCCGGCGACACCGTCAAGGTGCACGTCAACATCGTCGAAGGCAACCGTTCGCGCATCCAGGTCTTCCAGGGCGTCGTCATCGGCCGTTCGGGCGAGGGCGTGCGCGAGACCTTCACGGTCCGCAAGGTCAGCTTCCAGGTCGGCGTCGAGCGCAAGTTCCCGGTGCACTCGCCGATCATCGACCACATCGAGATCGTCACCCGCGGTGACGTCCGCCGCGCGAAGCTCTACTACCTGCGCAAGCTCCGCGGCAAGAAGGCGAAGATCAAGGAGAAGCGCGACAGCTGA
- the nirD gene encoding nitrite reductase small subunit NirD gives MVPTIEMTTTWERTCELDDLEPGWGEVALLGARQVALVRVGGEEVYAVDHHDPHTGAPVMARGIVGSRGDRPTIASPLHKQVYDLGTGACFTDASLALRTYRTRVVGGMIEVELDA, from the coding sequence ATGGTGCCGACGATCGAGATGACGACCACCTGGGAGCGCACGTGCGAGCTCGACGACCTGGAGCCCGGCTGGGGCGAGGTCGCGCTGCTCGGCGCCCGCCAGGTCGCGCTCGTGCGCGTGGGCGGCGAGGAGGTCTACGCCGTCGACCACCACGATCCGCACACGGGAGCGCCCGTGATGGCCCGTGGCATCGTCGGCTCGCGCGGCGACCGGCCGACGATCGCCTCGCCGCTGCACAAGCAGGTCTACGACCTCGGCACCGGCGCGTGCTTCACCGACGCGTCGCTCGCGCTCCGCACCTATCGCACGCGCGTGGTGGGCGGCATGATCGAGGTCGAGCTCGACGCCTGA
- a CDS encoding MFS transporter: protein MTETLSAAPPHGAPTQAPESTAPALATRPGRWIDNWNPEDTAQWSSQGRAIARRNLNWSIFAEFLGFVVWQLWSIVAVTLPAAGFDLGTGEIFWLISIPSLVGATLRIPYSFLVPKFGGRNWTIISAALLLLPTIALALCVSNPETPFGVLLAAAALAGFGGGNFASSMSNITYFYPQREKGWALGLNAAGGNLGASVAQFVVPIVITVGAAATLNLPVAGWIWIPFILVAMFGAARYMDNLSNAKADLAGSAAALKEPHLWLLSLLYIGTFGSFIGFASVFPKLIADQFPEFSTIAVGGTAVSLAFLGALVGSLARPYGGRLSDRFGGARITMLAFAAMGTITVGVLLTLPLGNFWLFLGLFLLLFAAAGIGNGSTYRMVPVVFAVRGGGTGDVSTQRKAAAALGLISAIGAYGGFLIPQALNLSFQATGGYAGAFLGFVVGYAVLLVLTYVVYVRSGRMGAHKI from the coding sequence ATGACCGAGACCCTGAGCGCCGCTCCCCCGCACGGCGCACCGACGCAGGCCCCCGAGTCCACCGCGCCCGCCCTCGCCACCCGGCCGGGCCGCTGGATCGACAACTGGAACCCCGAGGACACCGCGCAGTGGTCCTCCCAGGGCCGCGCGATCGCGCGACGCAACCTGAACTGGTCGATCTTCGCCGAGTTCCTCGGCTTCGTCGTCTGGCAGCTCTGGAGCATCGTCGCCGTGACCCTCCCGGCGGCCGGGTTCGACCTCGGCACCGGCGAGATCTTCTGGCTCATCTCGATCCCGAGCCTCGTCGGGGCGACGCTGCGCATCCCCTACTCGTTCCTCGTGCCGAAGTTCGGCGGCCGCAACTGGACGATCATCTCGGCCGCGCTCCTGCTCCTGCCGACCATCGCCCTCGCCCTGTGCGTGTCGAACCCCGAGACGCCGTTCGGCGTGCTGCTCGCGGCCGCGGCCCTGGCCGGATTCGGCGGCGGCAACTTCGCCAGCTCGATGTCGAACATCACCTACTTCTACCCGCAGCGCGAGAAGGGCTGGGCGCTCGGCCTCAACGCCGCAGGCGGCAACCTCGGGGCATCCGTCGCGCAGTTCGTCGTGCCCATCGTGATCACCGTCGGCGCGGCCGCGACCCTCAACCTTCCGGTCGCCGGCTGGATCTGGATCCCGTTCATCCTCGTCGCGATGTTCGGCGCCGCCCGGTACATGGACAACCTCTCGAACGCGAAGGCCGACCTCGCGGGCTCGGCCGCTGCGCTCAAGGAGCCGCACCTCTGGCTGCTCTCGCTGCTCTACATCGGCACGTTCGGCTCCTTCATCGGCTTCGCGAGCGTGTTCCCGAAGCTCATCGCCGACCAGTTCCCCGAGTTCTCGACCATCGCGGTCGGGGGCACGGCGGTCTCGCTCGCGTTCCTCGGCGCGCTCGTCGGGTCGCTCGCCCGCCCCTACGGCGGCCGGCTCTCCGACCGGTTCGGCGGCGCCCGCATCACGATGCTCGCCTTCGCGGCGATGGGCACCATCACGGTCGGCGTGCTGCTCACGCTGCCGCTCGGCAACTTCTGGCTCTTCCTGGGCCTGTTCCTCCTGCTCTTCGCGGCGGCGGGCATCGGCAACGGCTCGACCTACCGCATGGTGCCAGTGGTCTTCGCAGTCCGCGGTGGCGGCACCGGCGACGTGTCCACCCAGCGCAAGGCGGCGGCGGCCCTCGGCCTCATCTCCGCGATCGGCGCGTACGGCGGCTTCCTCATCCCGCAGGCGCTGAACCTGTCGTTCCAGGCCACGGGGGGCTACGCCGGCGCCTTCCTCGGGTTCGTGGTCGGCTACGCCGTGCTCCTCGTGCTCACCTACGTCGTCTACGTGCGGTCGGGCCGCATGGGCGCGCACAAGATCTGA
- a CDS encoding YraN family protein: MAHNAELGRRGEQLAVDHLLGRGMTVVERNWRCRLGEIDIVARDGRDTVFVEVKTRTTHDFGHPFEAITPLKLARLRRLAVAWCEATDAPVARIRIDAVAVLAPTEAPAMIEHLEGIG; this comes from the coding sequence ATGGCCCACAACGCGGAACTCGGTCGGCGCGGCGAACAGCTCGCGGTCGACCACCTGCTCGGTCGCGGCATGACGGTGGTGGAGCGCAACTGGCGCTGCCGGCTCGGCGAGATCGACATCGTCGCGCGCGACGGCCGCGACACGGTGTTCGTCGAGGTGAAGACCCGCACCACCCACGACTTCGGGCATCCGTTCGAGGCCATCACGCCGCTGAAGCTCGCGCGCCTGCGACGCCTCGCGGTGGCCTGGTGCGAGGCGACGGATGCCCCGGTGGCCCGCATCCGCATCGACGCCGTGGCCGTGCTCGCGCCGACGGAGGCGCCCGCCATGATCGAGCACCTCGAGGGCATCGGCTGA
- a CDS encoding ribonuclease HII, producing the protein MSPSAIPNLKVERELFDTGAGLVLACDEVGRGAIAGPVTVGLVLIDPTVRRMPAGLRDSKLLAEPKREAMAPRAAAWVRGWAVGEASAAEIDELGIMACLGLAGARAFAALTAAEEIAFGTPLLLDGNYDWLSASVEHRVQVSTRIKADRDCASVAAASVIAKVHRDRGMRRSHDELPLYGWNENKGYSSRGHFAALDEHGPSDLHRHTWLHERPAEAEPALFELGVG; encoded by the coding sequence ATGAGCCCGTCGGCGATCCCGAACCTCAAGGTCGAGCGCGAGCTCTTCGACACGGGCGCCGGACTGGTGCTCGCGTGCGACGAGGTCGGGCGGGGGGCGATCGCCGGACCAGTCACGGTCGGGCTCGTGCTCATCGATCCGACGGTGCGACGCATGCCCGCGGGGCTCCGCGACTCGAAGCTGCTCGCCGAGCCCAAGCGAGAGGCCATGGCGCCGCGCGCCGCGGCGTGGGTGCGAGGCTGGGCGGTTGGCGAGGCATCCGCCGCGGAGATCGACGAGCTCGGCATCATGGCGTGCCTCGGACTCGCCGGCGCCCGGGCGTTCGCGGCGCTGACCGCGGCGGAGGAGATCGCCTTCGGCACGCCGCTGCTGCTCGACGGCAACTACGACTGGCTGAGCGCCTCGGTCGAGCACCGGGTGCAGGTGTCGACGCGCATCAAGGCCGACCGCGACTGCGCGTCGGTGGCCGCGGCATCCGTCATCGCCAAGGTGCATCGCGATCGCGGCATGCGACGGTCCCACGACGAGCTGCCGCTGTACGGCTGGAACGAGAACAAGGGGTACTCGAGCCGCGGCCATTTCGCCGCCCTCGACGAGCACGGGCCGAGCGACCTGCACCGCCACACCTGGCTGCACGAGCGCCCCGCGGAGGCGGAGCCGGCGCTGTTCGAGCTCGGCGTAGGATGA
- the cobA gene encoding uroporphyrinogen-III C-methyltransferase produces the protein MTGRVTLVGGGPGREDLLTLAAVRALAAADVVLYDRLAPHEGLAELAPHAELVDVGKRPGHHAIPQHEIEALLVSHALAGRHTVRLKGGDPYVLGRGGEEVLACHRAGVPVEVVPGVTSAVAVPGAAGIPLTHRGVSHLFTVVSGHAPLTDAELEHLAGLGGTIVVLMGVNSLPSLTAGLARAGMPAGMPVAIIERGFSADQRTTVGDLSDIVWAAGRARVSSPAVVVVGEVVRLAHDGDAAASELMERAAGYAAVAA, from the coding sequence ATGACCGGCCGGGTGACCCTCGTCGGCGGCGGCCCCGGCCGCGAGGACCTGCTCACGCTCGCCGCGGTGCGGGCGCTCGCGGCCGCCGACGTCGTGCTCTACGACCGGCTCGCCCCGCACGAGGGCCTGGCCGAGCTCGCGCCGCACGCCGAGCTCGTCGACGTCGGCAAGCGACCCGGGCACCACGCCATCCCCCAGCACGAGATCGAGGCGCTCCTCGTGTCGCACGCCCTCGCCGGGCGGCACACCGTGCGCCTCAAGGGCGGCGACCCGTACGTCCTCGGCCGCGGCGGCGAGGAGGTGCTCGCGTGCCACCGCGCCGGCGTGCCGGTCGAGGTCGTCCCCGGCGTGACGAGCGCCGTCGCCGTGCCGGGCGCCGCCGGCATCCCGCTGACGCACCGCGGCGTGAGCCACCTCTTCACGGTCGTGTCGGGCCACGCCCCGCTCACCGACGCGGAGCTCGAGCACCTCGCGGGCCTCGGCGGCACGATCGTCGTGCTGATGGGCGTCAACTCGCTGCCCTCGCTCACCGCGGGTCTCGCGCGCGCCGGCATGCCCGCCGGGATGCCCGTCGCGATCATCGAGCGCGGCTTCAGCGCCGACCAGCGCACGACCGTCGGCGACCTCTCCGACATCGTCTGGGCGGCTGGGCGCGCGCGCGTCTCGTCGCCGGCCGTGGTCGTGGTCGGCGAGGTCGTGCGCCTGGCCCACGACGGCGACGCCGCGGCATCCGAGCTCATGGAACGCGCGGCGGGCTACGCGGCGGTGGCCGCGTGA
- the lepB gene encoding signal peptidase I: MTEEISTTRIDRAGSTSARRKKSTLLFLRDLLVIFLVAVLVSFLIKTFLIRSFFIPSQSMEETLVMDDRIIVNQLVPEVTPIEHGDVVVFKDPGGWLPARAETEQPPLIAAVDWFLAFVGLSAPDSNDHLVKRVIGLPGDHVICCNALGQMSVNGVPLDEPYVALPPGETKVSRDDFDVTVPDDSLWVMGDNRYNSKDSRYNTETPLKGFVPIDNVVGRAFVVSWPIDHWAWLGNYPEVFAGVDEGAG; the protein is encoded by the coding sequence ATGACAGAAGAAATCAGCACCACGCGGATCGACCGCGCGGGCTCGACATCGGCACGCAGGAAGAAGAGCACGCTGCTCTTCCTGCGAGACCTGCTCGTCATCTTCCTGGTGGCGGTGCTCGTCTCGTTCCTCATCAAGACGTTCCTCATCAGGTCGTTCTTCATCCCATCGCAGTCGATGGAGGAGACCCTGGTCATGGACGACCGCATCATCGTGAACCAGCTGGTGCCCGAGGTGACGCCGATCGAGCACGGCGACGTCGTCGTGTTCAAGGACCCGGGCGGCTGGCTGCCGGCCCGCGCAGAGACCGAGCAGCCGCCGCTCATCGCCGCGGTCGACTGGTTCCTCGCGTTCGTGGGCCTGTCGGCGCCCGACTCGAACGACCACCTCGTGAAGCGGGTCATCGGCCTGCCCGGCGACCACGTCATCTGCTGCAACGCGCTCGGCCAGATGAGCGTCAACGGCGTGCCCCTCGACGAGCCCTACGTGGCGCTGCCGCCAGGCGAGACCAAGGTCTCGCGCGACGACTTCGACGTCACGGTGCCCGACGACTCCCTGTGGGTCATGGGCGACAACCGCTACAACTCCAAGGACTCGCGCTACAACACCGAGACGCCGCTCAAGGGCTTCGTGCCGATCGACAACGTCGTGGGCCGGGCGTTCGTGGTGAGCTGGCCGATCGACCACTGGGCGTGGCTCGGCAACTACCCCGAGGTGTTCGCGGGCGTCGACGAGGGGGCCGGCTGA
- the map gene encoding type I methionyl aminopeptidase yields the protein MIELRTPAEIEQMRPAGRFVASVLEATAQAAAVGVNLLELDALAHEMIRKAGAESCYIDYHPSFGASPFGKVLCTSVNDAVLHGLPHDYKLRDGDLLSLDFAAAVDGWVSDSAVSIVVGTPRDEDLRLIDTTRRALDAGIAAARPGNRIGDISRAIADVAKAEGYSINTDFGGHGVGRTMHGDPHVPNNGRPGRGLPLKPGLVVAIEPWFLETTDRIFTDPDGWTLRSADGSRGAHSEHTIAVTEGDPIVLTQRG from the coding sequence GTGATCGAACTGAGGACCCCGGCCGAGATCGAGCAGATGCGTCCGGCCGGCCGCTTCGTGGCCAGCGTGCTGGAGGCGACGGCGCAGGCCGCGGCCGTCGGCGTGAATCTGCTGGAACTCGACGCACTCGCGCACGAGATGATCCGGAAGGCCGGCGCCGAGAGCTGCTACATCGACTACCACCCCTCGTTCGGCGCGAGCCCGTTCGGCAAGGTCCTCTGCACGTCGGTGAACGACGCCGTGCTCCACGGCCTCCCCCACGACTACAAGCTGCGCGACGGCGACCTGCTCAGCCTCGACTTCGCGGCCGCCGTGGACGGCTGGGTCTCCGACTCGGCCGTCTCCATCGTGGTCGGCACTCCGCGCGACGAGGACCTGCGCCTCATCGACACGACTCGTCGGGCGCTCGACGCCGGCATCGCCGCCGCGCGCCCCGGCAACCGGATCGGCGACATCTCGCGGGCGATCGCGGATGTCGCGAAGGCCGAGGGCTACTCGATCAACACGGACTTCGGCGGCCACGGCGTCGGCCGCACCATGCACGGCGACCCGCACGTGCCGAACAACGGACGCCCCGGACGCGGACTGCCGTTGAAGCCGGGACTCGTCGTCGCGATCGAGCCGTGGTTCCTCGAGACGACCGACCGCATCTTCACCGACCCCGACGGGTGGACCCTCCGGAGCGCCGACGGCTCCCGCGGCGCCCACTCCGAGCACACCATCGCGGTCACAGAGGGCGACCCGATCGTGCTCACGCAGCGCGGCTGA
- the nirB gene encoding nitrite reductase large subunit NirB, whose translation MTETTHTPAGVRDVVIVGGGPAAHRLADSLHARDEERTLRVTVVGEELHRPYDRVALSTRLADAAADLTLEPTAMWDEGHTRLVTGERVVAVDAAARTATTSSGQVLPWDELVLATGSSAPVPDLPGRDHARVYRTIDDVDALVAETQELAARHGRPAQVVVAGGGLLGLEAAGGLAKLGAHAAVVHSGGWLMSAQLDEGAGRALGRIIAGQGIGLHLGTRPAEVVVEDGAVVAVQLTNGRLIACDLIVFAIGISPRDELARDLGLELGPRGGVAIDTSCAASVANIWAIGEVASFEGRCTGLVAPANAMAEVVADRLLGGAAEFTSVDDATKLKLSGVDVASFGDALARTEQALEIVYADPARGLYQKLVMTDDAKTLLGGIFVGDASPYASLRPMLGTELSAEPAAYLSASGMEAPAGDELPAAALVCACNNVTAGTIRDAVNGVGHEEGCTELGALKTCTRAGTQCGSCVPLVKKLLESELTKSGQAISHALCEHFELSRQELFESVRVLELTSFEEIIGRLGTGRGCDVCKPVVGSILASQHGSYILDGGRGGLQDTNDRAMANMQKDGTYSVVPRIPAGEVTPEKLAVIAQVAMEFGLYTKITGGQRIDLFGARLDQLPDIWRILVDAGFESGQAYGKSLRNVKSCVGSTWCRYGVQDSVAMAIKLELRYRGLRSPHKLKFGVSGCARECAEARGKDVGVIATDQGWNLYVGGNGGFQPAHAQLLASDLDDETLIRYIDRYMMYYIRTADRLQRTARWMEDLEGGLDHVREVVVEDSLGLAEELEAAMAKHVDTYEDEWAATLADPERLRRFRSFVNAPGTPDPSVARVPERGQFRPATAEERERGEAVLVAGATIPVRGADA comes from the coding sequence ATGACCGAGACCACCCACACCCCCGCCGGGGTCCGCGACGTCGTCATCGTCGGCGGCGGACCCGCCGCGCACCGCCTCGCGGACAGCCTGCACGCCCGCGACGAGGAGCGCACCCTGCGCGTGACCGTCGTCGGCGAGGAGCTGCACCGCCCCTACGACCGCGTGGCGCTCAGCACGAGACTGGCGGATGCCGCGGCCGACCTCACGCTCGAGCCCACCGCGATGTGGGACGAGGGGCACACCCGGCTCGTCACCGGCGAGCGCGTCGTCGCCGTCGACGCGGCCGCGCGCACCGCGACCACGTCGAGCGGACAGGTGCTGCCGTGGGACGAGCTCGTGCTCGCCACGGGCTCGAGCGCGCCGGTACCCGACCTGCCGGGGCGCGATCACGCCCGCGTCTACCGCACGATCGACGACGTCGACGCGCTCGTCGCCGAGACGCAGGAGCTCGCCGCGCGCCACGGACGGCCCGCGCAGGTCGTCGTCGCCGGCGGCGGGCTCCTCGGCCTCGAGGCGGCCGGCGGCCTCGCGAAGCTCGGCGCGCACGCCGCCGTGGTGCACTCGGGCGGCTGGCTCATGTCGGCCCAGCTCGACGAGGGCGCCGGACGCGCGCTCGGCCGGATCATCGCCGGACAGGGCATCGGCCTGCACCTCGGCACGCGGCCGGCCGAGGTCGTCGTCGAGGACGGCGCGGTCGTGGCCGTCCAGCTCACCAACGGGCGCCTCATCGCGTGCGACCTCATCGTCTTCGCGATCGGCATCAGCCCGCGCGACGAGCTGGCGCGCGACCTCGGGCTCGAGCTCGGCCCGCGCGGCGGCGTCGCGATCGACACCTCCTGCGCGGCATCCGTCGCGAACATCTGGGCCATCGGCGAGGTCGCGAGCTTCGAGGGCCGCTGCACCGGTCTCGTCGCGCCCGCGAACGCCATGGCCGAGGTCGTGGCCGACCGACTGCTCGGCGGCGCTGCGGAGTTCACGAGCGTCGACGACGCCACGAAGCTGAAGCTCTCGGGCGTCGACGTCGCGAGCTTCGGCGACGCGCTCGCCCGCACCGAGCAGGCGCTCGAGATCGTCTACGCCGACCCGGCTCGCGGCCTCTACCAGAAGCTCGTCATGACCGACGACGCGAAGACGCTCCTGGGCGGCATCTTCGTGGGCGACGCGTCGCCGTACGCTTCGCTGCGCCCGATGCTCGGCACCGAGCTGTCGGCGGAGCCCGCCGCCTACCTGTCGGCCTCGGGCATGGAGGCGCCGGCGGGCGACGAGCTCCCCGCGGCCGCGCTCGTCTGCGCATGCAACAACGTCACCGCCGGCACGATCCGCGATGCGGTGAACGGCGTCGGCCACGAGGAGGGCTGCACCGAGCTCGGCGCCCTGAAGACGTGCACCCGGGCGGGCACCCAGTGCGGCTCGTGCGTGCCGCTCGTGAAGAAGCTGCTCGAGTCCGAGCTCACGAAGTCGGGCCAGGCCATCTCGCACGCGCTGTGCGAGCACTTCGAGCTCTCGCGCCAGGAGCTCTTCGAGAGCGTGCGCGTGCTCGAGCTCACCTCGTTCGAGGAGATCATCGGCCGGCTCGGCACCGGCCGCGGGTGCGACGTCTGCAAGCCGGTCGTCGGCTCCATCCTCGCGTCGCAGCACGGCTCGTACATCCTCGACGGCGGCCGCGGCGGCCTGCAGGACACCAACGACCGCGCCATGGCGAACATGCAGAAGGACGGCACGTACTCGGTCGTCCCGCGCATCCCGGCCGGCGAGGTCACGCCCGAGAAGCTCGCGGTCATCGCGCAGGTCGCGATGGAGTTCGGGCTCTACACGAAGATCACGGGCGGCCAGCGCATCGACCTGTTCGGCGCCCGGCTCGACCAGCTGCCCGACATCTGGAGGATCCTCGTGGACGCCGGGTTCGAGTCGGGCCAGGCCTACGGCAAGTCGCTGCGCAACGTGAAGAGCTGCGTCGGCTCGACCTGGTGCCGCTACGGCGTGCAGGACTCGGTCGCGATGGCGATCAAGCTCGAGCTGCGCTACCGCGGGCTCCGCTCGCCGCACAAGCTGAAGTTCGGCGTCTCGGGCTGCGCGCGCGAGTGCGCGGAGGCCCGCGGCAAGGACGTCGGCGTCATCGCCACCGACCAGGGCTGGAACCTCTACGTCGGCGGCAACGGCGGGTTCCAGCCGGCGCACGCGCAGCTGCTCGCGAGCGACCTCGACGACGAGACGCTCATCCGCTACATCGACCGCTACATGATGTACTACATCCGCACCGCCGACCGGCTGCAGCGCACCGCGCGCTGGATGGAGGACCTGGAGGGCGGCCTCGATCACGTGCGAGAGGTCGTCGTCGAGGACTCGCTCGGCCTGGCCGAGGAGCTCGAGGCGGCGATGGCCAAGCACGTCGACACCTACGAGGACGAGTGGGCGGCGACCCTCGCCGATCCCGAGCGGCTCCGACGGTTCCGCTCGTTCGTGAACGCACCCGGCACGCCCGATCCGTCGGTCGCACGCGTCCCCGAGCGCGGCCAGTTCCGCCCGGCCACCGCCGAGGAGCGGGAGCGCGGCGAGGCCGTGCTCGTCGCCGGCGCCACGATCCCGGTTCGGGGGGCCGACGCATGA
- a CDS encoding uroporphyrinogen-III synthase: MTDVIECAPGFRPDQLAGFRIGVTSDRRSADLIDALARRGAQVVHAPTLRMTNALSDDPVIADTRAIIAARPDVLLATTAYGVRRWFEVADAAGLGEDLVDALADTAILVRGPKARGGVRAAGLNDVGMSAEETTESLIDEVLANYPAGLTVAVQLHGFLNPSQLDRLRDAHDRVLTVEPYRWVQPDDGDDRVDRLIEAACTGGLDCITFTSAPAVHALFGAAEARGRYDDLVDAMCGPVVAAAVGPVTAQPLVAAGIVPIQPERFRMGALIRLVCEHLESTRVLRLDTRHGPLALRGSVVDVDERRVSLAPVALMILRTLVQARGSVVGRDRLASGLPGTNDEHALEVALSRLRQTLGVPGLIATVVKRGYRIDV; this comes from the coding sequence GTGACCGACGTCATCGAGTGCGCGCCGGGGTTCCGGCCCGACCAGCTCGCCGGATTCCGCATCGGCGTCACGAGCGACCGGCGCTCCGCCGACCTCATCGACGCGCTCGCCCGACGCGGCGCGCAGGTCGTGCACGCGCCGACGCTGCGCATGACGAACGCGCTCTCCGACGACCCCGTCATCGCCGACACGCGCGCGATCATCGCGGCGCGGCCCGACGTGCTCCTCGCGACGACCGCCTACGGCGTGCGCCGCTGGTTCGAGGTCGCGGATGCCGCGGGGCTGGGCGAGGACCTCGTCGACGCGCTCGCCGACACGGCCATCCTCGTGCGCGGGCCCAAGGCACGCGGCGGCGTGCGAGCCGCCGGCCTCAACGACGTGGGCATGAGCGCGGAGGAGACCACCGAGTCCCTCATCGACGAGGTGCTCGCGAACTACCCCGCGGGACTCACGGTCGCGGTGCAGCTGCACGGGTTCCTCAACCCGTCGCAGCTCGACCGGCTGCGCGACGCGCACGACCGCGTGCTCACGGTCGAGCCGTACCGGTGGGTGCAGCCCGACGACGGCGACGACCGCGTCGACCGGCTCATCGAGGCGGCCTGCACCGGCGGCCTGGACTGCATCACGTTCACGAGCGCGCCCGCCGTGCACGCGCTGTTCGGCGCCGCGGAGGCGCGCGGCCGGTACGACGACCTCGTCGACGCGATGTGCGGGCCCGTGGTCGCCGCGGCCGTCGGCCCCGTCACCGCGCAGCCGCTCGTCGCCGCGGGCATCGTGCCCATCCAGCCCGAGCGCTTCCGCATGGGCGCCCTCATCCGGCTCGTCTGCGAACACCTGGAGTCGACGCGCGTCCTCCGGCTCGACACACGGCACGGGCCGCTCGCGCTGCGCGGCTCGGTCGTCGACGTCGACGAACGACGGGTCTCACTCGCCCCGGTCGCGCTCATGATCCTCCGCACGCTCGTGCAGGCCCGGGGCTCGGTCGTGGGCCGCGACCGGCTCGCGTCGGGCCTGCCGGGCACGAACGACGAGCACGCCCTCGAGGTGGCCCTCAGTCGCCTGCGGCAGACCCTCGGGGTGCCCGGGCTCATCGCCACCGTCGTCAAGCGCGGGTACCGCATCGATGTCTGA